The uncultured Fibrobacter sp. genome includes the window ACATGTCGACGAACTTCGTTGCGAACGGTGGCAGCTTGCGCGGGTGCATGCCCAAAGCGTCGTGCATCACCAACACCTGGCCGTCGGTGAACTTTCCGCCGCCAATACCGATCGTCACCGCGTTCACCATGCCGGTAATCTTGGTGCCGAGCTCTTCGGGAATGTGTTCCAGCACCATCTCGAAGCATCCCAGGCTGT containing:
- a CDS encoding 3-methyl-2-oxobutanoate hydroxymethyltransferase; translated protein: SLGCFEMVLEHIPEELGTKITGMVNAVTIGIGGGKFTDGQVLVMHDALGMHPRKLPPFATKFVDMYSLGVEGFKKYIESVKSPM